One genomic segment of Terrihabitans soli includes these proteins:
- a CDS encoding riboflavin synthase, producing the protein MFTGIVSEIGEIVSTEPDGAVVRLVVASAYDPEGIDLGASIACSGVCLTVTGVEIGADGRTLTGFDLGPETLAVTTAKDWREGTRLNLERALRVGDELGGHIVLGHVDGVAEITAREDAGEAVTFRFAAPAALAKFIAVKGSVCIDGTSLTVNHVKGNAFDVTLIPHTLAVTAWGERKKGDRVNLEVDQLARYAARLAEAGDGA; encoded by the coding sequence ATGTTTACGGGTATCGTTTCAGAGATCGGCGAAATCGTCTCCACCGAGCCGGACGGCGCGGTGGTGCGGCTGGTCGTGGCATCCGCCTATGACCCGGAAGGGATCGATCTCGGCGCCTCCATCGCCTGTTCGGGCGTCTGCCTCACCGTCACCGGCGTCGAGATCGGCGCCGACGGGCGCACGCTGACGGGCTTCGATCTCGGTCCGGAAACGCTTGCCGTCACCACGGCGAAAGACTGGCGCGAGGGCACGCGGCTCAATCTCGAACGGGCGCTGCGTGTCGGCGATGAACTCGGCGGCCATATCGTGCTCGGCCATGTCGATGGCGTTGCCGAGATCACGGCGCGCGAGGATGCCGGCGAGGCGGTGACGTTCCGCTTTGCGGCGCCGGCGGCGCTTGCGAAGTTCATCGCGGTGAAAGGTTCGGTCTGTATCGACGGCACCTCGCTCACCGTGAACCATGTCAAAGGCAATGCGTTCGACGTGACGCTCATTCCGCACACGCTCGCCGTCACGGCCTGGGGCGAGCGCAAAAAGGGCGATCGCGTCAATCTCGAAGTCGATCAATTGGCGCGCTATGCGGCGCGCCTTGCAGAGGCGGGCGACGGGGCTTAA
- the ribH gene encoding 6,7-dimethyl-8-ribityllumazine synthase — protein MAAPQRKDKAEEPVRAHILIVEARFYDALADELLKGAVARLKAAGATYTKITVPGALEIPGTAAIALDIAEDEDAPFDGVVGLGCIIRGETYHFEIVANESSRGLMDLSVKRSLPVGNGILTVENEEQAWERAKTDKGDKGGGAVEAVLTVIRQTRAFAKSLES, from the coding sequence ATGGCAGCCCCACAGCGCAAAGATAAGGCCGAAGAGCCGGTCCGCGCGCATATCCTGATCGTCGAAGCGCGCTTTTACGATGCGCTGGCCGATGAGCTTCTGAAGGGCGCGGTAGCGCGGCTGAAAGCTGCGGGCGCGACCTATACGAAGATCACGGTTCCCGGCGCGCTGGAAATTCCCGGCACGGCGGCGATCGCGCTCGACATCGCCGAAGACGAAGATGCGCCGTTCGACGGCGTCGTCGGTCTCGGCTGCATTATCCGCGGCGAGACCTATCATTTCGAAATCGTCGCCAATGAAAGCTCGCGCGGGCTGATGGATTTGTCGGTCAAGCGCTCGCTTCCGGTCGGCAACGGCATTCTCACCGTCGAGAACGAAGAACAGGCCTGGGAGCGCGCCAAGACCGACAAGGGCGACAAAGGTGGCGGCGCGGTGGAAGCAGTGCTGACGGTGATCCGCCAGACGCGCGCCTTCGCGAAAAGTCTGGAGTCCTGA